In Methylomonas sp. MK1, the following are encoded in one genomic region:
- a CDS encoding rhomboid family intramembrane serine protease, producing MHRTQSATISKQFYSSIKSPLAKYRNSLWWWLVASWVFLIVISKKHEYGRLWLPIVFTYVVVAIFDSILKRRLPDHQPIVTLDNDGIESQLFAGAIKRHSWSELVEANISKLNNLPFIQFRLQAIVGVIDDSMSWTGINPARPVLPISSLSTEDQIELLEIINQRLGFARSTIKSTGNSSVSQSANNFATNPLAEEKAFHDQLEAYAPIAWITWLLIGVNVLVWIAMWHAGAKIEQTPSEQLLSWGGNTAFDIQRGEWWRLATAMFLHGSLIHLGINMAGLYVVGGVVVERIYGHLPFTLIYLGSGLIGNGLSLYFGAQHAVSAGASGAVLGVAIALMIGLYQHRERLPKIFSKRRLSGIVLFVFYALLYGFTNRGIDNAAHIGAMLTGCLLGLLLPERLEMESFKHRVKKHLIIGLSSTVVATTALVSMSPRATLNIKSELTNQALLMQGANSLFHELVLLDLDIVTFRRGQMSAAELDSKIKNTYLSGLKQAIQQLSEVRLAESDQRLQMLQEMKLSTALLVSIFELAPFQKPGSGKTQPTDLERATLIKDKLKAITARILHESKHSLRTK from the coding sequence ATGCACCGAACTCAATCTGCAACAATCAGCAAACAATTTTATTCGTCTATCAAGAGTCCCTTGGCCAAATATCGAAACAGCTTGTGGTGGTGGCTGGTTGCTTCCTGGGTATTTCTTATTGTCATCAGCAAGAAACACGAATACGGCAGGCTTTGGCTTCCGATTGTTTTCACATATGTGGTTGTGGCGATATTCGATAGCATTCTTAAACGCCGATTGCCCGACCACCAACCAATTGTCACATTGGATAACGATGGCATAGAGTCTCAGCTGTTTGCCGGCGCAATTAAACGGCATAGCTGGAGTGAGTTGGTGGAAGCCAATATTTCCAAACTCAATAATTTGCCATTCATACAATTTCGATTACAAGCTATTGTAGGGGTTATTGATGACTCTATGTCCTGGACTGGTATTAACCCCGCGCGACCAGTGCTACCTATATCGTCTTTGTCTACAGAAGATCAAATCGAGTTGCTGGAAATAATCAATCAGCGTTTGGGATTCGCTCGATCAACTATAAAATCCACTGGTAATTCTAGCGTCAGTCAATCGGCCAACAATTTCGCCACTAATCCGCTAGCCGAGGAAAAAGCGTTTCATGATCAGTTGGAGGCTTATGCTCCCATAGCGTGGATCACCTGGTTGCTAATCGGTGTCAACGTATTGGTTTGGATTGCAATGTGGCATGCCGGGGCGAAAATAGAGCAAACGCCATCCGAGCAGCTACTGAGTTGGGGCGGTAATACTGCATTTGATATTCAACGTGGCGAATGGTGGCGACTGGCAACCGCCATGTTTCTCCATGGTAGCCTGATACATTTAGGCATCAATATGGCGGGGCTATATGTCGTTGGTGGGGTGGTGGTGGAACGCATATACGGTCATCTGCCTTTTACACTGATTTATTTAGGTTCCGGTTTGATCGGCAATGGGCTCAGCCTTTATTTTGGTGCGCAACACGCAGTTTCCGCAGGTGCGTCCGGGGCTGTGTTAGGCGTTGCTATTGCGCTAATGATTGGTTTGTATCAACACAGGGAGCGCTTACCAAAAATTTTTAGTAAACGAAGGTTGAGCGGCATAGTGTTGTTTGTTTTTTATGCTTTGCTCTATGGATTTACCAATCGCGGCATTGATAACGCGGCGCATATCGGCGCTATGCTAACTGGTTGCTTATTGGGTTTACTGTTGCCGGAACGCTTGGAAATGGAAAGTTTCAAACACCGCGTCAAAAAACACCTAATAATAGGTCTGTCGTCGACGGTTGTCGCTACAACAGCTTTAGTCTCGATGTCGCCCCGGGCAACATTGAACATTAAATCAGAGCTAACAAATCAAGCCTTATTGATGCAGGGCGCGAATAGTCTGTTTCATGAACTTGTTTTACTTGATCTCGACATAGTTACTTTTCGCAGAGGCCAAATGTCCGCTGCGGAGTTGGACTCAAAGATCAAAAACACTTACCTTTCAGGCTTAAAACAAGCGATACAACAATTATCAGAAGTCAGACTAGCGGAATCGGATCAGCGATTACAGATGTTACAAGAGATGAAACTATCAACAGCTCTATTAGTATCGATCTTCGAACTCGCCCCCTTTCAAAAACCTGGAAGCGGTAAAACTCAGCCAACCGATCTTGAACGTGCAACCCTTATCAAAGACAAGTTAAAGGCAATAACAGCTCGCATATTGCATGAGAGCAAGCACTCCCTTAGGACGAAGTAG
- a CDS encoding type II toxin-antitoxin system HipA family toxin — translation MSYLLAVYLFDRRVGDLALVEGRLQFCYSADWLQQADAVPLSCSLPLQVEVFNDLQARPFFAGLLPEGKLRQLIARLFQVSKQNDFALLDHIGGECAGAVSLLPPDRLPTVSEPANEIDWLSDSDVLALLDELPQRPMLAGQDGLRLSLAGAQDKLPVVFDGQRIGLPRNGTPSSHILKPAISAVEDSVINEGFCMSLADAMQFQAAQSRICAVRDRSFLLVERYDRTQAANGQRVRLHQEDFCQALGVVPELKYQNEGGPGLEQCFDLVRRVTRPSAPQVLRLLDAVIFNALIGNHDAHAKNFSILYADKGAVLAPLYDVLSTAVYPSLTSKMAMQLGGKYKFSEVQARHWDRFAQAAGLSVAQTRKRILGLCQRLPVVARRLQTSANKEFAGNSVIEQIVQLIEQRAALTVRRFAGFD, via the coding sequence ATGAGTTATTTGCTTGCCGTTTATTTATTTGATCGTCGAGTGGGGGATTTGGCTCTGGTGGAAGGCAGACTGCAATTTTGCTACAGCGCCGACTGGCTGCAACAAGCCGACGCAGTCCCTCTGTCCTGTTCATTACCGTTGCAAGTAGAGGTTTTCAATGATCTGCAGGCGAGGCCGTTTTTTGCCGGCCTGTTACCGGAAGGCAAATTACGCCAACTGATCGCACGCCTGTTTCAGGTCTCGAAGCAGAACGACTTTGCCTTGCTCGATCATATTGGCGGTGAATGCGCCGGCGCCGTTTCGCTTTTGCCGCCAGACCGATTACCCACTGTATCTGAACCAGCGAACGAGATAGACTGGCTATCCGACTCTGACGTACTGGCTTTACTGGATGAATTGCCGCAGCGGCCGATGCTGGCTGGTCAGGATGGTTTGCGCTTATCGTTGGCGGGCGCTCAGGATAAATTACCGGTGGTGTTTGATGGTCAACGAATCGGTCTGCCCCGCAATGGCACGCCCAGTAGTCATATTCTTAAACCGGCCATCTCAGCCGTTGAAGACAGTGTGATCAACGAAGGTTTCTGTATGTCACTGGCAGATGCGATGCAATTCCAGGCCGCACAGTCGAGGATTTGTGCCGTTCGCGATCGTTCATTTCTGCTGGTTGAGCGATATGACAGAACTCAAGCTGCAAATGGCCAACGCGTGCGACTGCATCAGGAGGATTTCTGCCAAGCACTTGGCGTGGTACCGGAACTGAAATACCAGAACGAGGGTGGACCGGGTTTGGAACAGTGCTTTGACTTGGTCCGCCGCGTGACCCGACCGAGTGCGCCACAGGTACTGCGTCTGCTGGATGCGGTCATTTTCAATGCCTTGATCGGCAACCACGACGCCCATGCCAAGAACTTTTCTATCTTGTATGCCGACAAGGGCGCAGTTCTGGCGCCGCTCTACGACGTATTGTCGACCGCCGTTTATCCCAGCCTGACGTCCAAGATGGCGATGCAGTTGGGCGGCAAATACAAATTCAGCGAAGTACAGGCAAGACACTGGGATCGCTTTGCCCAAGCGGCGGGATTGTCGGTGGCACAAACCCGAAAACGTATCCTCGGCTTGTGCCAACGGCTACCAGTCGTCGCTCGCAGGTTGCAGACATCGGCGAATAAAGAATTCGCCGGAAACTCGGTGATTGAACAAATCGTACAGCTGATCGAGCAACGCGCGGCGCTGACAGTCAGGCGGTTCGCCGGGTTTGATTAA
- a CDS encoding helix-turn-helix transcriptional regulator gives MINIHSTQQLGQALRAARKQLELTQSELALAAGVGVRFIVDLEAGKPTVRLETVMRVIEALGGQVMLDGLPDISEAP, from the coding sequence ATGATCAACATTCACTCTACCCAACAACTTGGCCAAGCGCTGCGCGCCGCCCGCAAACAGCTCGAATTAACTCAATCCGAATTGGCGTTGGCGGCAGGTGTTGGCGTTCGCTTTATCGTCGACCTCGAAGCCGGCAAGCCGACCGTGCGTCTGGAAACGGTGATGCGCGTTATTGAAGCACTGGGTGGGCAGGTCATGCTCGATGGCCTGCCGGATATAAGCGAAGCACCATGA
- a CDS encoding acyl-CoA dehydrogenase family protein, translated as MTKIPDFSSIPAYAGPPNDAQIKARLRTVAELGVFRHALPQYLGGFGDDFTALVKSHRRLGETCRDPGLMLAVNAHLWGSVFPILLYGSEAQKAQFLPPLISGQWLGGHAITEPSCGSDVQAMTTHAELHSDSYVLNGEKRYITNAPVADCLVVYAKLAGKICAFLVSSNDDGCRFSDEGALAACRGSATGSVILQDCRLDSDRLLGKIGAGTQMIQKALEYERAFVFAGIAGIMDWQLTEVVRYSRERRSGGVHLGKHQAISHRIAEMKLRLDTIALWLNECARLCDAGQRLTLASAQTKLYAAEAFLQSSLDAVQIMGAAGLESGSALAELVQDAMAGRLFSGSSEVQKNLIAALLGTGDAYKANPLSHS; from the coding sequence ATGACTAAAATCCCCGATTTCTCCAGCATACCCGCTTATGCAGGCCCACCGAATGATGCCCAAATCAAAGCCAGGCTACGTACCGTCGCCGAGTTGGGTGTGTTCCGCCATGCCCTCCCCCAATACTTAGGCGGTTTTGGCGACGACTTTACCGCGCTAGTCAAAAGCCATCGCCGACTCGGAGAAACTTGCCGCGACCCTGGCCTGATGCTGGCGGTCAATGCGCATTTGTGGGGATCGGTTTTTCCTATTCTGTTGTACGGCAGCGAGGCGCAGAAAGCACAATTTCTGCCGCCTTTAATCAGCGGACAATGGCTGGGCGGGCATGCGATCACCGAGCCGTCTTGCGGCTCGGACGTACAGGCGATGACAACCCACGCGGAGTTACACAGCGACAGTTATGTGTTGAACGGCGAAAAGCGTTATATCACCAACGCCCCCGTGGCCGATTGCTTGGTGGTGTACGCCAAATTGGCAGGCAAAATTTGCGCGTTTCTGGTTTCCAGTAACGATGACGGCTGCCGTTTTAGTGATGAAGGCGCGCTAGCTGCTTGCCGGGGCAGTGCCACCGGTAGCGTGATTTTGCAGGATTGCCGGCTCGATTCCGATCGCCTGCTGGGAAAGATCGGTGCCGGCACGCAGATGATCCAGAAGGCACTGGAATACGAACGGGCCTTTGTCTTTGCCGGCATTGCCGGCATCATGGACTGGCAGCTAACGGAGGTGGTGCGTTACAGTCGTGAGCGGCGCTCGGGCGGTGTGCATCTGGGTAAGCATCAGGCCATCAGCCATCGGATTGCCGAGATGAAGCTAAGGCTGGATACTATCGCTTTATGGTTAAACGAATGCGCGCGGCTGTGCGACGCAGGTCAACGCCTTACCCTGGCGTCGGCGCAAACCAAATTGTACGCCGCAGAGGCTTTCTTGCAATCCAGTCTGGATGCGGTGCAGATTATGGGTGCTGCCGGGTTGGAATCGGGTAGTGCGCTGGCGGAATTGGTGCAGGATGCCATGGCCGGCCGCTTGTTTTCCGGCAGTTCGGAAGTGCAGAAAAACCTGATCGCCGCCTTGCTCGGCACCGGCGACGCGTACAAGGCCAACCCCCTATCCCACTCATGA
- a CDS encoding pyridoxal phosphate-dependent aminotransferase, with amino-acid sequence MSITLSNRVKAVKPSPTLAITARAAAMRAAGKDIIGLGAGEPDFDTPDHIKAAAIKAINSGFTKYTAVDGTAGLKKAVIAKFKRDNGLDYQANQILVSCGGKQSFFNLAQALLNPGDEVIIPAPYWVSYPDMVLLADGVPVIIEAGQAQNFKITPAQLRAAITPKTRLLVINSPSNPTGAAYSLDELKALGDVLLDFPEVLIATDDMYELILWNKGEFVNILNAHPEFYDRTIVLNGVSKAYSMTGWRIGYAAGPAPLIEAMCIIQSQSTSNPTSISQVAAEEALNGDQGCIDTMMVEFKKRHDYVVAELNSIDGIECLPTDGTFYVFPNVEKLLSRLDGINDDLEFAEFLIEKAGVALVPGSAFGCPGHIRISIATSMTNLENALLRIKQAV; translated from the coding sequence ATGAGCATTACCCTGTCTAACCGCGTAAAAGCGGTCAAACCGTCCCCTACCCTGGCTATTACCGCCCGCGCCGCCGCGATGCGTGCTGCCGGCAAAGATATTATCGGTCTGGGTGCCGGCGAGCCGGACTTTGATACGCCGGACCATATTAAAGCCGCCGCTATTAAAGCCATTAACTCAGGTTTTACCAAATACACCGCAGTAGACGGTACCGCCGGCTTAAAAAAAGCCGTTATCGCCAAGTTCAAACGCGACAATGGCCTGGATTACCAAGCCAACCAAATCCTGGTGTCCTGCGGCGGCAAACAAAGTTTTTTCAATCTGGCACAGGCACTACTGAACCCCGGCGACGAAGTTATCATCCCTGCCCCATACTGGGTATCCTACCCGGATATGGTGCTGCTGGCGGATGGCGTCCCCGTGATAATAGAAGCCGGTCAAGCGCAAAATTTTAAAATCACTCCTGCACAACTGCGCGCTGCCATTACCCCCAAGACCCGCTTATTGGTGATCAACAGTCCATCCAACCCAACTGGCGCGGCCTACAGCCTGGATGAATTAAAAGCCCTGGGCGACGTATTATTGGATTTTCCCGAGGTGTTGATCGCTACCGACGACATGTACGAGTTGATCCTCTGGAACAAAGGCGAATTCGTCAACATCCTTAACGCTCACCCAGAGTTTTACGACCGCACCATCGTCTTAAACGGTGTATCCAAAGCTTATTCCATGACCGGTTGGCGGATCGGCTATGCAGCAGGACCAGCGCCCTTGATTGAAGCAATGTGCATCATTCAGTCGCAAAGCACCTCCAACCCTACATCGATCTCGCAAGTAGCAGCCGAGGAAGCCCTGAATGGTGATCAAGGCTGCATAGACACGATGATGGTGGAATTCAAAAAGCGTCACGATTATGTGGTCGCCGAACTCAACAGCATTGATGGCATTGAATGCTTGCCCACCGACGGCACCTTTTACGTGTTCCCCAATGTGGAAAAACTGCTGAGCAGACTGGACGGTATCAACGACGATCTGGAATTTGCCGAATTCTTAATCGAAAAAGCCGGCGTGGCCCTAGTGCCAGGCTCAGCATTCGGCTGCCCTGGCCACATTAGAATCTCTATTGCCACCAGCATGACCAATCTGGAAAATGCCTTACTCAGAATCAAACAAGCGGTTTAA